A region of Curvibacter sp. AEP1-3 DNA encodes the following proteins:
- a CDS encoding PadR family transcriptional regulator, with protein MSLAHAVLTSLIEKPSSGYELARRFDKSIGYFWHATHQQIYRELARMEEKGWIVSDSAPDAGATRKREYKVLPDGRAELVRWTSEPAAPMDLRDEFTVKIRADAALNEVDLSDELRARIAQHTERLAHYRAIEARDFSRGDAMPRAKRLQHLILKKGIMFEEGSIAWAQEALAVLEST; from the coding sequence ATGTCGCTTGCCCATGCCGTGCTCACTTCGTTGATTGAAAAACCGTCCTCAGGGTACGAGCTGGCGCGCCGGTTTGACAAGTCCATTGGTTACTTCTGGCACGCCACGCACCAGCAGATTTACCGCGAACTGGCCCGCATGGAAGAGAAGGGCTGGATCGTCTCTGACAGCGCGCCCGACGCCGGTGCCACCCGCAAGCGGGAGTACAAGGTGCTGCCGGACGGCCGGGCAGAACTGGTGCGCTGGACCAGCGAACCTGCTGCGCCCATGGATTTGCGGGATGAGTTCACCGTCAAAATCCGCGCGGATGCCGCTTTGAATGAAGTGGACTTGAGTGATGAACTCCGCGCCCGGATTGCCCAGCACACGGAGCGCTTGGCGCATTACCGCGCCATCGAAGCACGGGACTTTTCGCGGGGCGATGCGATGCCGCGGGCTAAGCGGCTGCAACATTTGATTCTCAAGAAAGGCATCATGTTTGAAGAGGGCAGCATCGCCTGGGCACAAGAGGCTCTGGCGGTTTTGGAATCCACATAA